TAATACATCATCTATAGGGATTTACTAATGGTGATCTTTCTGAGTATCTCGGGTTCATTATTACTTTCTGAGTTCGAGGAAAGTTTCTTTAGTGAGTAAAATAAATGAAGAATTTATAAGGAGAAGGACCAACATTTTTGCCTACGGAAATTTAATTATGGTGACAGTTCAAGCATATACTTTATGTTGAAAAGTTAAGTAAACAACTCAAGTCTCTGTTACTTCTATAGTGTAATATAAATATGCCCTTTAACTTGACATCAGCTGGCATCTATGCCCTCCAATTTTGGATGTGCACAAGCAGACACTTAGActtatatacaattaaaaaagTAGACACACGTGTCCTAAGTGGTATAATACACGTAGGATGCAAATTGGCCACGTAGGATGCCATGTAAGACGCatatgtctacttgttcaatttaatACAAGTTTAAATATCTATTTGTGCACACTCAAAGTTGGAGGGTATAAATACAAGTTGAAGCCAAGTTAAAGGGCACATTTATCTATTATGCCTTTTGCTTTTGCCGAGTTTGTATCATTATGACTGGGAACTCAAGTTTGATCCCATTTAAACTTCTGTACAGGTAATGCTGCCTTCCTCTCCTGGCGTAGCAAGTCTGGGTGACCCCAATTGAGATGATAACCAACCTTTGTTCCGAGATTAGATCTTTCTCTGGTGCATAATTCAAGTTTGGAGTGTAACTTTAATATATACGATATGAATATTGATGATCATTATTGTGTAGATATGATCAGCTTCAAGATTCGATGGAGAGTACTGAGTAGTATAAAATGATGAACTACAAGCTCGATGACTGTAGATTGAAAGCGCAAATACAATCCTTATTTTTCATTCACTCAAAAGTCACGATTGAGATGGAGAGTTAAAACCACATTATTTAACTAGTTATCGCTGTGGTTGCTTAAACAGGTCATTTTCAAGCAACATGTTATTGTTTGGTAATCTAGACTAGTCTTGCATTCAGGCTGGAACTCAAAGGTTACCCACGGGTTTGGGCGAATTCATTAATTTAGTACAAATCCtatatttgtattaagaaaTTCATGATAGGAGTGGATCACTCAGATGACAAGTACCATCCACGTTCAACCTTAAGATTATGGGTTTGAGTTAccaagggagaaaaaaaaaattaaaaaatgcactaaatatgaagaaaaaaaattaaatttaaaactcATTACTAACATAACACATGTTATCACTaaacatgaggactcatcacACATTGAAAGGCTTAATGACTTATCTCATGATGGTCTAAGATTGTCATTAAGTAGCTATCTATACTTAGAAAATTGTGAACTTGTATACTTATGAAAATTGTGAACTTGTCACAATTATTTGATAGGATATGAATACAAGAAGcatggattgttgatagaggcttcatagactagagtgtggaaaatGTTGAACtgttcgttttgactagttttattcttgctagttgttgattggatatatgtttggcctttggccctaaattatgaatagtattcttatgattgagtcttccgctgatagaatgtgactgaatgaaagtgtgattggaccaagtgattcgcttgaaggccagaaataatttttgagtgccggccacgtctagggtaccctcccggagcgtgacaGAAAGTGTGTGGGAAAGTTGAAATGGAAATGGtaaggaaaatgaaaaaatgggATAGTTTCTTCTTActaaactcttctctttttggtaatttttcttcttctttttttccaattttttttgtattaataaaataaaaaaataaataaaaaatcggTATTCGGAAAATTTTCGaataccgaaaccgaaataccgaataccaaaaTCAAAATATCGAATTTTATATTTCGGTATCAAATATcgaaccgaattaccgaataccAAAATAATCTGTTAGTAATTCGATTTTCGATATTTTATGCCTAGCCCTAATCTCAAGATTTTCCACcctataaataaagaaaaagaaaaatcagtttaaaagaaaaataaaaaagaattccCACCGGAGAGAGAAAGAGTGTTTCTTCTTCTCATCAAATGTGGAGAATGATTTTGGATTGAGTTTCTGCTTCTCATCAAACGATCCTCAGGTAATTGCTTGAACCCCCCATTAAATCAGTATTCAAGGTAATTTCTTGAAGAGGCCATTGTATTTTCTGCATACAAACTGTTTGATTGATTGTCGAATCTTGCTTTTCCTTATAATTAGAAGATGATGAATGCAAGACAAATTTCCTATATTTCGTTTCTTGCCAAAGAGATTCTTGGGGATATTTTTTCAAGATTACCAGTTAAAACTCTGCTGCAATTAAAGTTCGTATGTAAACGCTGGTGCACTCTGATTTCGACCCCCTGGTTCATCTGTGCGCAGCTCAAGAGGTCTAGTTCGGACCCTGATAACCATTATATCCTTGTTCAGACTGCTAGGGCGCGAAATGGTTTGATCCGTACACGAAATCCAGGATGCTTGATAAAGCTTACTGAACCCTGTAAGTCTGCTTATTCTGTTGTAGGTTCAATCAATGGCTTGGTCTGTCTAACAACTACTTGTTTCCGGATTTGTCTATGGAACCCTTCGATAAATCAATTCAAGATTCTCCCTATGCACTCTATAAACCTTCAAAAGGCACGCAAATGTTATGTTAGCGTGGGTTTTGGGTATGAACAGAACTCTGATGATTACAAGGTCATGATGATTCTAAACTCTCAGAAAGGTAGGTCAGAGACTATAGTTGAGGTTTACTCAACCAAATTGGAATCTTGGAGAGATGTGAAGACTAATCATCGCTTAAACATGACTACCTGCTGCTGTGATGCAATTATTGAAGGGTTTAATTACTGGGTTATCAGAAACATGAACAAACCCCGTAATATTGTTCTTGCCTCGTTTGATTTGAGGAGAGAGATATTCAGCTTAATTCCAGTATCGGAAGTTTTGGTAACTGAATCTCAAAGTTTTAGGGCCATGAACTATCATGGGTCACTTGCGTTGCTTGCGTACTCGTCACACACTGAATTCAAGACATGTCTTGAGGTTTGGATGATTGAAGGTGGTAGATGTGGAGAGGAGGGTGTATGGCAAAAGAAGTTCACCTTTGGCATGGGCTTTGAGTTTTCTACGCATTGGGGTCTTACTAGTGGAGATATAGTAGTTGAAAATGCTCCAAACGTGCCGTTCTTGTTCAACCTGAGAACAAAACAATTGAGGATAATAGGAACAAATTCTATTCGTTCAGTTTTCTACTATACTGAGAGCCTTGTATCAATTAAGGGTTTCAAGCCTGTCCCCAATCAatcaaagaagaaaaggaaggCTTCAATTCCATAGAAGAAAAAGCAAGATAGAGCTAACAGGCACATGGCTGAACTGAAGTAAATATAGCAATTCCAACATTTTATATTGTACTTTTTCTTATTTGTGTTTCATAAACATTCCTATGATAGCTCTGTATCTAATCTCTCAGCTATAATAAGCAACCTTCACTATATGTAGTTGTTTTTGCCCCCTCTAACTATATATTTTCCGCTTCACATTGGAGGGTTTGCTCAAAAGGCCAAGCCCAAGTAAAGCTAACAAGACAACACATGAGGCTCTAGGAATGGAGCCTTGAGGTGCAAATGTGTTTATCCTTCATAAAGATGGGCCAGGGGCATAATCATTGCCAAAATGGAACTTTTGTACATCAAATGCTTGCAGAGAGGCTATGTACCACCCATATAGTTCCCTAGACCATATGGGGATCTTTGACACACCTAGTAATCTGGGCAGGTATCATTAAGGCTGCTCAGCTTGGTGAGGCTTGCTGTCAGCATACATATTTGAAGGCTAGAAGGCAGTCACCAAGCATAttcccttatatatgcttaaatttttaaaaagaaccAACCACAAGTTTGACATGTTTTGGCCCTCTTGATGA
The sequence above is a segment of the Solanum dulcamara chromosome 11, daSolDulc1.2, whole genome shotgun sequence genome. Coding sequences within it:
- the LOC129873599 gene encoding F-box/kelch-repeat protein At3g23880-like, with amino-acid sequence MMNARQISYISFLAKEILGDIFSRLPVKTLLQLKFVCKRWCTLISTPWFICAQLKRSSSDPDNHYILVQTARARNGLIRTRNPGCLIKLTEPCKSAYSVVGSINGLVCLTTTCFRICLWNPSINQFKILPMHSINLQKARKCYVSVGFGYEQNSDDYKVMMILNSQKGRSETIVEVYSTKLESWRDVKTNHRLNMTTCCCDAIIEGFNYWVIRNMNKPRNIVLASFDLRREIFSLIPVSEVLVTESQSFRAMNYHGSLALLAYSSHTEFKTCLEVWMIEGGRCGEEGVWQKKFTFGMGFEFSTHWGLTSGDIVVENAPNVPFLFNLRTKQLRIIGTNSIRSVFYYTESLVSIKGFKPVPNQSKKKRKASIP